The Henckelia pumila isolate YLH828 chromosome 2, ASM3356847v2, whole genome shotgun sequence genome includes a window with the following:
- the LOC140879976 gene encoding 26S proteasome regulatory subunit 6A homolog yields MATPMVEDNFEDDQLSSMTTEDIIRASRLLDNEIRILKEELQRTNLELDSFREKTKENQEKIKLNKQLPYLVGNIVEILEMNPEEEAEEDGANIDLDSQRKGKCVVLKTSTRQTIFLPVVGLVDPDKLKPGDLVGVNKDSYLILDTLPSEYDSRVKAMEVDEKPTEDYNDIGGLEKQIQELVEAIVLPMTHKERFEKLGVRPPKGVLLYGPPGTGKTLMARACAAQTNATFLKLAGPQLVQMFIGDGAKLVRDAFQLAKEKSPCIIFIDEIDAIGTKRFDSEVSGDREVQRTMLELLNQLDGFSSDDRIKVIAATNRADILDPALMRSGRLDRKIEFPHPTEEARARILQIHSRKMNVHPDVNFEELARSTDDFNGAQLKAVCVEAGMLALRRDATEVNHEDFNEGIIQVQAKKKASLNYYA; encoded by the exons ATGGCGACGCCGATGGTAGAAGACAACTTCGAGGATGATCAGCTTTCTTCCATGACTACAGAAGATATAATTCGCGCCTCTCGCCTTCTTGATAACGAAATTCGAATCCTCAAG GAAGAATTGCAGAGAACGAATCTCGAGTTAGATTCATTCAGGGAGAAGACGAAGGAGAATCAAGAAAAAATTAAGTTGAATAAGCAGCTTCCTTATCTGGTCGGCAACATTGTAGAG ATTTTGGAAATGAACCCAGAGGAAGAGGCTGAAGAAGATGGTGCAAATATTGATCTTGATTCACAGAGAAAGGGTAAATGCGTTGTGCTAAAAACATCCACTCGCCAG ACAATTTTCCTGCCTGTAGTAGGTCTTGTTGATCCTGACAAATTGAAACCTGGTGATCTGGTTGGAGTAAACAAAGATAGCTACCTGATCTTGGATACTTTGCCATCTGAGTATGATTCTCGTGTCAAAGCCATGGAGGTTGATGAGAAACCAACTGAAGACTACAATGATATTGGAGGCCTGGAGAAACAG ATTCAAGAACTGGTTGAAGCAATTGTATTGCCTATGACGCACAAAGAGAGATTTGAGAAACTAGGAGTTCGTCCACCAAAAGGAGTCCTTTTATATGGGCCTCCTGGGACGGGAAAAACTCTGATGGCCCGTGCATGTGCTGCCCAAACCAATGCTACTTTTCTGAAGCTAGCAGGCCCTCAGCTTGTACAG ATGTTCATTGGAGATGGAGCAAAACTTGTTCGTGATGCTTTTCAACTTGCCAAAGAGAAATCCCCCTGCATCATTTTTATTGATGAGATTGATGCTATTGGCACAAAGCGTTTTGATAG TGAAGTTAGCGGGGATCGAGAAGTGCAGAGAACTATGTTAGAGCTGCTCAATCAGCTTGACGGTTTTAGCAGCGATGATCGGATAAAG GTCATAGCAGCCACAAATCGAGCTGATATCTTGGACCCTGCCTTGATGCGGTCTGGTCGACTGGATCGTAAAATTGAGTTTCCTCATCCTACAGAGGAAGCCAGAGCTCGGATTTTGCAG ATCCACTCCAGGAAGATGAACGTTCATCCAGATGTGAACTTTGAGGAGCTTGCTCGGTCTACTGATGACTTCAATGGGGCACAACTTAAAGCTGTTTGTGTTGAAGCAGGCATGCTAGCCCTTCGCCGCGATGCCACTGAG GTAAACCACGAAGATTTTAATGAAGGTATTATCCAAGTTCAAGCGAAGAAAAAAGCCAGCTTAAATTACTATGCCTAG
- the LOC140881168 gene encoding protein root UVB sensitive 6-like: protein MKLKHPSNSASQTIASTDSRLLVRETLRISANLASAPPSYPSAAAVTPERQDLRLGGLSNDPFVDSSLRVICCEEIDGRRWKYLAENDGFRSHGSKQLKKNCIRAVCLQSPQAPVDELMAFIRSYVVPEGFPDSVSPSYVPYMTWRALKYFFGGAMGVFTTQTLLNSVGVSRNSSVPGAVAINWIIKDGAGRVGKMLFARQGKKFDYDLKQLRFAGDIMMELGAGLELATAAVPHLFLPLACIANVSKNVAAVTSASTRTPIYKAFARGENIGDVTAKGECVANMADLFGTGLSIMLSKQNPSLVTTFTLLSCGYLMSSYQEVKSVVLHTLNRARFTVAVESFLKTGQVPTLHEGNSMENIFNLPWKEHRDIILGPRFKDAFQDPNSYLAVEPIFEKEQYIVTYNPLKGKIYALFKDQAKSDDILKAAFHAHVLLHIVRTSNKNLSSPGKQEHDFSVVRPTLSDLQSHNAESYKMVSALYGPFKNKATEQGWVMSESLLNPGRARLCELGS from the exons ATGAAGCTCAAGCACCCTTCCAATTCGGCTTCCCAAACTATTGCGTCCACGGATTCGAGGCTTCTGGTGAGGGAGACGCTTCGCATTAGTGCGAACCTAGCATCAGCGCCTCCGTCTTACCCCTCGGCAGCGGCGGTGACGCCGGAGAGGCAGGATTTGAGGCTCGGCGGACTTTCCAATGATCCATTCGTGGACTCGAGCTTGAGGGTGATCTGTTGCGAGGAGATCGATGGCAGGAGATGGAAATACTTAGCTGAGAACGATGGTTTTAGAAGTCATGGATCGAAGCAATTGAAGAAGAACTGTATTCGTGCTGTCTGCTTGCAGTCACCCCAGGCTCCAGTTGAT GAGTTGATGGCGTTTATAAGGTCTTATGTAGTTCCAGAAGGTTTTCCTGATTCGGTTTCACCTTCTTATGTTCCTTATATGACGTGGAGAGCTTTAAAG TATTTCTTTGGCGGGGCAATGGGTGTTTTCACAACTCAAACTCTTCTAAATTCAGTGGGAGTATCAAGAAATAGTTCCGTGCCAGGAGCTGTGGCTATCAACTGGATTATAAAG GATGGTGCTGGACGGGTTGGGAAGATGCTATTTGCTCGGCAGGGAAAGAAATTTGATTATGATCTAAAGCAG CTTAGGTTTGCTGGCGATATCATGATGGAGTTGGGAGCTGGTTTAGAGTTGGCAACTGCGGCTGTTCCCCATTTATTTCTTCCATTGGCCTGTATAGCCAATGTTTCCAAG AATGTCGCTGCTGTGACATCAGCTTCAACTCGAACCCCAATCTACAAAGCCTTTGCTAGGGGCGAAAATATTGGAGATGTGACTGCCAAAGGAGAATGTGTTGCGAATATGGCTGATCTG TTTGGAACAGGACTGAGCATTATGCTGTCTAAGCAAAATCCATCCTTGGTTACCACATTTACTCTGCTCTCATGTGGGTATTTGATGAGCTCTTACCAAGAG GTGAAATCTGTGGTATTGCATACGCTGAATCGAGCAAGATTCACTGTGGCAGTAGAATCATTCTTGAAGACAG GGCAAGTTCCAACGTTGCATGAGGGAAATTCAatggaaaatatatttaatcTCCCATGGAAGGAACACAGGGATATTATTCTTG GTCCGCGGTTTAAAGATGCATTCCAAGATCCTAATTCGTATCTTGCTGTAGAGCCAATTTTTGAG AAAGAGCAATATATAGTTACCTATAATCCTTTGAAGGGCAAAATCTACGCTCTGTTCAAGGATCAAGCAAAGTCTGACGATATATTGAAAGCTGCCTTTCAT GCTCACGTGCTTCTTCACATTGTTCGCACCTCCAATAAGAACCTATCTTCCCCTGGGAAACAAGAGCATGATTTTTCGGTTGTACGACCAACATTGTCTGATCTTCAATCTCACAATGCCGAATCATATAAGATGGTGTCAGCTTTATACGGACCGTTCAAGAATAAAGCTACGGAACAG GGTTGGGTTATGTCTGAATCACTGCTTAATCCCGGCAGAGCACGGTTATGTGAATTGGGCAGTTAA
- the LOC140884225 gene encoding cullin-associated NEDD8-dissociated protein 1-like isoform X1 has translation MANLELTGILEKMTGKDKDYRYMATSDLLYELNKEGFKLDVDLEAKLSNIVIQQLDDAAGDVSGLAVKCFDLASLNTLVPLVKKIREQQVLEMTNKLCDKLLNGKEQHRDIASIALKTIVGEVPSPSIAQSVLVSISPKLIQGITAQGMSTEIKCECLDIMCDVLQKYGNVMASDHEVLLGALLSQLSLNQASVRKKAVSTIACLMICWLKLLLKLFDFCRFSYRKAEL, from the exons ATGGCTAATTTAGAATTAACTGGGATACTTGAAAAG ATGACAGGAAAGGATAAAGATTACAGATATATGGCGACGTCTGATTTGCTATATGAATTAAACAAAGAGGGATTTAAACTAGATGTCGATCTTGAAGCAAAATTATCTAATATTGTCATACAACAACTGGATGATGCAGCAGGCGATGTTTCCGGATTAGCTGTGAAGTGTTTTGATCTTGCTTCTTTAAATAC TCTTGTTCCTTTGGTGAAGAAAATTAGAGAGCAGCAGGTTCTGGAGATGACTAATAAGCTTTGCGATAAATTGCTCAATGGGAAAGAGCAACACCGTGACATTGCTAGCATTGCTTTAAAGACAATTGTTGGGGAAGTTCCTAGCCCATCTATTGCACAATCTGTTCTTGTATCTATTTCTCCAAAGTTAATTCAAGGAATAACCGCTCAG GGAATGAGTACAGAAATCAAATGTGAATGTCTCGATATTATGTGTGACGTTCTTCAAAAATATGGGAATGTAATGGCGTCAGACCATGAGGTCTTGTTAGGTGCCTTGTTGTCTCAGTTGAGTTTGAATCAAGCCAGTGTCAGAAAGAAGGCTGTTTCAACTATTG CTTGTCTGATGATTTGTTGGCTAAAGCTACTGTTGAAGTTGTTCGAC TTTTGTCGATTTAGTTATCGTAAAG CCGAGCTGTAG
- the LOC140884225 gene encoding cullin-associated NEDD8-dissociated protein 1-like isoform X5 gives MICALSRAVGYRFGPHLGDTVPILIGYCNNASENDEELTEYSLQALESFLLRCPRDISSYCDQILRLTLEFLSYDPNFTDNMEEDTDEESYVEEEDDESANEYTDDEDVSWKVRRASAKCLAALIVSRPEMLSRLYEEL, from the exons ATGATTTGTGCTTTAAG CCGAGCTGTAGGTTATCGTTTTGGTCCGCACCTTGGAGATACGGTTCCAATACTAATTGGCTACTGCAATAATGCATCAGAGAATGATGAAGAGCTTACAGAGTACAGCTTGCAG GCATTGGAGAGTTTTTTGCTGAGATGTCCCAGGGATATATCTTCCTACTGCGATCAAATTTTACGTCTTACTTTGGAATTTCTTAGCTATGATCCTAATTTCACTGATAACATGGAGGAAGACACAGACGAGGAGAGTTATGTGGAAGAGGAGGACGA TGAGAGTGCTAATGAATACACAGACGATGAAGATGTGAGCTGGAAAGTGCGTCGAGCTTCCGCTAAATGCTTGGCGGCGTTAATTGTTTCTCGTCCTGAGATGCTCTCAAGACTATATGAGGAG CTCTAG
- the LOC140884225 gene encoding cullin-associated NEDD8-dissociated protein 1-like isoform X2: MICALSRAVGYRFGPHLGDTVPILIGYCNNASENDEELTEYSLQALESFLLRCPRDISSYCDQILRLTLEFLSYDPNFTDNMEEDTDEESYVEEEDDESANEYTDDEDVSWKVRRASAKCLAALIVSRPEMLSRLYEEIGNAVNELNQGDGGNGRNCGVNWGMNALLAAAACSMVYIGWNVGVAVEKWKKDGSIKLTFHLF; this comes from the exons ATGATTTGTGCTTTAAG CCGAGCTGTAGGTTATCGTTTTGGTCCGCACCTTGGAGATACGGTTCCAATACTAATTGGCTACTGCAATAATGCATCAGAGAATGATGAAGAGCTTACAGAGTACAGCTTGCAG GCATTGGAGAGTTTTTTGCTGAGATGTCCCAGGGATATATCTTCCTACTGCGATCAAATTTTACGTCTTACTTTGGAATTTCTTAGCTATGATCCTAATTTCACTGATAACATGGAGGAAGACACAGACGAGGAGAGTTATGTGGAAGAGGAGGACGA TGAGAGTGCTAATGAATACACAGACGATGAAGATGTGAGCTGGAAAGTGCGTCGAGCTTCCGCTAAATGCTTGGCGGCGTTAATTGTTTCTCGTCCTGAGATGCTCTCAAGACTATATGAGGAG ATCGGGAACGCCGTCAACGAACTGAACCAGGGTGATGGAGGAAATGGAAGAAACTGCGGAGTAAACTGGGGAATGAATGCCTTGTTGGCAGCGGCAGCGTGCAGTATGGTCTACATAGGCTGGAATGTGGGCGTTGCTGTTGAAAAGTGGAAAAAAGATGGTTCGATCAAGCTAACCTTCCACTTGTTTTG A
- the LOC140884225 gene encoding cullin-associated NEDD8-dissociated protein 1-like isoform X4 — protein sequence MICALSRAVGYRFGPHLGDTVPILIGYCNNASENDEELTEYSLQALESFLLRCPRDISSYCDQILRLTLEFLSYDPNFTDNMEEDTDEESYVEEEDDESANEYTDDEDVSWKVRRASAKCLAALIVSRPEMLSRLYEEINFHSR from the exons ATGATTTGTGCTTTAAG CCGAGCTGTAGGTTATCGTTTTGGTCCGCACCTTGGAGATACGGTTCCAATACTAATTGGCTACTGCAATAATGCATCAGAGAATGATGAAGAGCTTACAGAGTACAGCTTGCAG GCATTGGAGAGTTTTTTGCTGAGATGTCCCAGGGATATATCTTCCTACTGCGATCAAATTTTACGTCTTACTTTGGAATTTCTTAGCTATGATCCTAATTTCACTGATAACATGGAGGAAGACACAGACGAGGAGAGTTATGTGGAAGAGGAGGACGA TGAGAGTGCTAATGAATACACAGACGATGAAGATGTGAGCTGGAAAGTGCGTCGAGCTTCCGCTAAATGCTTGGCGGCGTTAATTGTTTCTCGTCCTGAGATGCTCTCAAGACTATATGAGGAG ATCAACTTCCATTCAAGGTAA
- the LOC140884225 gene encoding cullin-associated NEDD8-dissociated protein 1-like isoform X3, which translates to MICALSRAVGYRFGPHLGDTVPILIGYCNNASENDEELTEYSLQALESFLLRCPRDISSYCDQILRLTLEFLSYDPNFTDNMEEDTDEESYVEEEDDESANEYTDDEDVSWKVRRASAKCLAALIVSRPEMLSRLYEEIGNAVNELNQGDGGDGGNGGN; encoded by the exons ATGATTTGTGCTTTAAG CCGAGCTGTAGGTTATCGTTTTGGTCCGCACCTTGGAGATACGGTTCCAATACTAATTGGCTACTGCAATAATGCATCAGAGAATGATGAAGAGCTTACAGAGTACAGCTTGCAG GCATTGGAGAGTTTTTTGCTGAGATGTCCCAGGGATATATCTTCCTACTGCGATCAAATTTTACGTCTTACTTTGGAATTTCTTAGCTATGATCCTAATTTCACTGATAACATGGAGGAAGACACAGACGAGGAGAGTTATGTGGAAGAGGAGGACGA TGAGAGTGCTAATGAATACACAGACGATGAAGATGTGAGCTGGAAAGTGCGTCGAGCTTCCGCTAAATGCTTGGCGGCGTTAATTGTTTCTCGTCCTGAGATGCTCTCAAGACTATATGAGGAG ATCGGGAACGCCGTCAACGAACTGAACCAGGGTGATGGAGGAGATGGAGGAAATGGAGGAAACTGA